The nucleotide sequence tgtacatcattgctctgaagggtcctgccatttactgtataatcttgccttacgtttgacctcccaaagtgcaacacctcacacttgcccagattaaactccatctaccatttccctgcccatatttccaaccgaTCTACATCCCGCTGAATCCTTGGACAACccccctcactatccacaaccccaccaacttTTGTGCCGTCTGCAAATGTTCTAATCCTGTGCCTGGTGTTCATTGGTCCTCCGCTTTTATTCCCTTCCTGATGCAGGAGTCTTTTCGagtagctgtgaggcagtagaagACACGTCTAAAACAAACAACCTCTCCAGGTTCTCCTCGACAGACTCCAACAGTTCGAAGGGGATGGAAGCAAATATCCTGTTTCACCCGGAGGGAGAGTTCAGCCCTGAGCCGTCAGCCTCGTCCATTCTCTCTCCTTTGGATCTCCAGTCCACCTTGTCACTGGAGAAGGCAGCAATGATGAGCAACATGGAGACCATGGCCACGACATTAACTCTGCCCAGACCAGGGGAACCCGGagctccccctcttcctcccgaACTCCAGACTGAATCCGCGGGGACCTGTAGCAATCCCAGTGACTCTGAATTTTTGCCCCTGAGGTCCCGCTCTCCATGACCTGTCACTGCCGCAACCAAGGCAGAGatcttccaaaactctgctgtagATTTTGTGTTGGAAGTATACGGATATGGAAGGGTGAGATGGCATCATTCTAACTCTTACGGTATTATCTATGTCTTCGTTGTACTCTGGTTCAGAACTGATTTGTTTTGTGATGTTGCTTAATTTCTTTCTTCTACTTTGGGATCAGTTGTACTGTGGGCCAACGACTGCAGTTAGGGCTGCCTGCACACGTCCTTACTGGGAAGGTCAGCTCGACACTGC is from Pristis pectinata isolate sPriPec2 chromosome 3, sPriPec2.1.pri, whole genome shotgun sequence and encodes:
- the bcl10 gene encoding B-cell lymphoma/leukemia 10; the protein is MDPVPLSEDEMAEIKKEALEKLRPYLCDKLIAERHFDYLRAKKILSKEDTEEISYQVSSRRKAGKFLDHLTENPKGLDTLISSIRREGTQNFLVQKITDEVQKIKNEKLFQKGVFSSSCEAVEDTSKTNNLSRFSSTDSNSSKGMEANILFHPEGEFSPEPSASSILSPLDLQSTLSLEKAAMMSNMETMATTLTLPRPGEPGAPPLPPELQTESAGTCSNPSDSEFLPLRSRSP